The sequence TCAGGGAAAAATTAACCTCATTattcttaaaataaaaaattaagaagcAAAAACTAGAAATATTACTCCGTTAATTTCCAGCCAGTAAGCTCTACGACTGAACATCCCAGAATTAAATTGCTCTACATGAAAGGAACTCAACCTACTGATGCCAAAAAAGGACCATCATAGAGTGATTATTGTTCTTGCTATGCCACTctaattaattctattatcttcaTATGAAGTATTTTCAAAATCCATATGAAGACACCCTTCTGACAAGTATAAAATGCTGTGTATCCATAGAAATACAAGGAGAAAACAGAAATCTGGCGATACAAATAGCATGAATCAATCATCTCCAATCACGCATGTATATGCCAGTCCCCATCATTGTTTCTTGAATCCCCTGCAAATAATATAAACTGTCATTAATATAAGTTTCAGCAGGAGAGAAAATCTGATTTCTATATAATCTTAATCTCATACAAAATCAAAGAGAGCTTCAATACCAAAAGTGGAAAAAACAAATAGAATTAGTGTTGCATTATAATCAGTGTTTGGTCAGGATGCATCCTGGTTGTTATCCGATTTCTGGGAATGTAGACGTCATCGTGATAGCAAGACAGGAAAATACACCCACCAATCCACCCCCTCTAGGCAGTACCACAATAGGAGTCCATCCCCAAGATAGTCCTGCAGATGCAAGGACATCCCTGTGAATGACCCCCTCTAGAGCAACAGAAAGACATCCCCCACATCATTTAGAAACGGTgctcttttaaaaataaaaaataaaaaataaacataaaaccGTAAACTTCAACCTAAAATAGTGACCCAAGGACCCTCACCCTTAAAAACTTGTAGTCATGCTCTATTGCAATCACAAAGAGAGGAAGAGGAAGTACCATGATTTCAAGGATGATCAGTTCCTCAAAGAAGAAGCATACACTGACTATACTGGTTAAATCCATTTTGTTTATGCCTCTTTGttattgttttatgttttgtgatttGTTCATAAATCTCAGTGAAGGACGCTAGGTCACATTTGTTAGTGCATGTTCACACATAAGGGTTGTGacaaaaaatttatttattcattttctctccccTATTGTTATACTTCTGCTATTTGTCTGCTTTTTCCTATGCTTTTTGGAATGATGCAACAACTTAAGAGTGCTTCAATAACATTCTCACAATGTAGATCAAAACATTGCCCATACTGGCTGTATGTTCATTATTCTCTATGCTGTACTTCTTTTACCAAGTCTTCTTCCTATGAATTTCAAGTTGATAGAAAGTATCTTGGCAGTTCAACCCACTCTCTTCATGTTGAACTAAAATCATGAGTTCCCCTTGTGTTCTATGAATGTGGGGATGACTCAAAGTATGAGGGATTCACAACCACTTCCATAATGTTCACCCAAAAACATGGTTCCCTTATTGTGtggtcctcatctttcttcatacGTGTATTTGTGCAAATATAATTTTGGGGGCAATGCAAAGTATCTAAGTGATTCAAATCTACCCTCATCATGTTGACACAAAAACATAGATTCCATCGATTGGTTTAtacttttggcatttttcttgcaactTGATTGTTTGCTTCTCACTATATCTTGTTTCTTTTTACATTGCTATGTTTTCCTTTTGCTTGTTATCAAAAACATATTTTCCTTATTCATGTtgttcataaaacataaaaaatacaaaaaccaTACCATCTTGCTCACACTATTTTagttttatcttttcaaaactCTTTCCACTTGCATGGCAAATCTTATAAGAATACTATCTTGAGTCATGATTCCTAAACAATAATATTTCATTACATTGTgctttatataataaataattaaattatttgaatttcacATCTATTTATGAGTGACCTGTGCTCAAGAGGTGGATAACAAACAGTTGGTTACAGCATTTCCATCCCAGGCGTAGTGTCATTTCTTCCCAGGCTTACTGTCTCTTTGAAAATGAAATATGCCAATTCCTAGCTATATGAGGTAGATAACAAACCAATGGCTATAGCCTTCCCTTCCCAGGTTTACTGTCTCTTATAAAAGGGAATATGCAAATTCAGAGATCAAGGAGGTGGATAACAAACCACTGGCTATAGCTCAACAGTGAAATTCTTGGAAGCATTCTCACCTCTAATTTGATCTCTCCATCATACAAAATGGCAATAAAAGTTAACTCATGCCAAAATGAGGGCATATGATGAAGAAATTTGAATCCTTTATTTCATTTCTGTGTTTTTTCTTTGGATGATGTTGGGGATGCCCTGATGTCCCGAGGATAGTCAACGGGCATGAAGACATTCCCTGGCCATCCAATTTTAAAGACATAAGGAGTGGTAAACTCAGACAATAAGAAAAAAAGAGAACATATTTATGTCTGGAATGGATATGTTGGCCCTGGGGAAATGTCCCAAAGAATGCTGATCTTAGGACATAATAATTAACTGCATGGAGGGGAGTGCTGCTCCTACTTTCCTATGCTAGTGCTGCCATAAACCCtgtgaagcacaaaaagaaagataTACAATTGAATCTTTTCTTCAAAACTAGTAAGTGTTGATTTGTTTTAGTTTGGGATTCTGTACAGGTGCTGCAGAAGGGACCAAAAGTTTTGAGAAATGTTTTGGATGACATCTACTATGCAGTGGATAAATTCTGTAGAATTATCAACGTAGTAATTTTTAATGCATAATTCCTTAATATTGTTGCAGTAGAAAGCTAAAAATCATATTTAATGAGAATACTTCATTGCAAAGGGTTGCCAATTAAATTGAGCAACAGCCTCTGAAAAGATCAGTGTAGCCTGCCTCTATCAGACCATTGCTTTAGATTCTGCTATGCTTGTGTACTTACACAGCtggtattttgattattttttcatACCTTCATGACATCTCATTACAAATCAATGGCATATGGATTGGTCTATTGGTGGTATCCTTATCAGAAGAGTTATAGCATATGTATTCATACTGTTCTGCATCAAGTACATTTTGGTAACAGTGGAGGATATCCATCAACAAAAGAGCAAGAGCAACTATGTAACTACACAAACAGTGGTTTTATACTTCAAGAGAACTCCATTTGCCACCAGATCCAGAGGAGAGACTCCCAATTTGACAACTATTTGAACCCTCAAAGAAAACTTATATTACCAAATCAACTGGTTTGATGATGTAGAGGTAACAGTGGAGGATATCCATCAACAAAAGAGCAAGAGCAACTATGTAACTAGACAAACAGTGGTTTTATACTTCAAGAGAACTCCAATTGCCACCAGATCTAGAGGAGACACTCCCAATTTGGCAACTATTTGAAACCTCAAAGAAAACTCATACTACCAAATCAACTGGTTTGATGATGTAGAGGTTGGAATTTCGGACAACAAGAATAAAAATTGACCAAGCACATCTTGGGAAAAAAATGGTGATTAATAAGTCAGCTCTTTGGTAATGGATATGGTGGTCAATATTTACTTGAAGGTGGATGAAACACAGATGCCATGATTTGGTTTATGAAAGATCTTGTATTAATTACTTAGAGGCTAGAGCTACAGCATGCTCATGTAAATGGGCATTTAAAGATAGGTAACTGCATATATAGGCTCTTACAATATTCTTCTATATACATCTTCTCTACAAGGGTTCAGAATTAATTGTAGCCCTAAAGTTAGATATGATGCTATGTCATATTTGGAACATGATGACACGTTTTTaggctgcaaatatgtatataatttTTGTACGTTTCTTGTTCTGACAAAAGTAAAACCACAAACCCTACTCAAAAAAGGGTATTTCCATGTCCATATACACAAACCAGTAACTTAGATAAATACAATTTGCTGCATTAAAAGAGAAAGTCCTTTTCTTCTTTGTTAATTATGGTTTTTCAGCAGTTTTCCTCTAAAAGTTTTATCTTTTTTAAATTTTGCACACTGAATGGAGCATATTGTTCAGTCCTGAAAAAGTGGACATCTCCCTCCAAGTTCCCAAAATGTCAAGGACATTGGCGACATCACTCAAGACCCCAAGGCTGCATCCCCATGGACCGCTTAAGATTAAGACAATGAAGAGGGTATAGATCATCAGGAATAATCTGGCCCTATTAAAAATAATCTCTTGACATCAACTACAATAAGTTTGCATAATCTGCATTTAAGAAAACATTCATATTGGTTTATATATGGAAAAAGCATTATAATGCATTTGGAGTAATAATAATCCATcactttttagaaaaaaaaataagtGGCAAAAATGAAAAAACCAGTTGTacatattagaatatttaattctatgttagtcacctatttttagttcctttatgtaattagcttttaagcttaatttagcgttcacgcttaatttagcgtttagctctttagttttttactttaacgttatgttctaattatagaacatcgtcttgtaacctctatatatgcatttgtatatcgttcaatgtaattatccaattattgaatcattcattcaatttatttttcatggtacagtcactgagatggctcagtctatgttggagcatagaaatgttccaaaacacttttgggcgGAAGCGGTCTTCACTGCAGTCTACCTTCTGAACCGGTCACCCACAAAGGCcattaagaagatgactccagaggaagcttggtctggcaggaagcccaaaatcagtcatttgaaagtttttggctctatagcttatgtttggattccagatgtcAAGCACACCAAACTGGATCCAAAGAGTCAGAAATTGATGTTCACCGGCTACAatgacaaccacaaggcatatcgactgattgatatagacactaatcacctcatattcagttgagatgtagtatttgatgaagaaagagggccttttcagccttcctcTCCTGATTTGAGCACTGAGGATCACCCTCCAAAGGCTACAAGAATGGGTGTTCATCTTCCCTTAgctccacctgatgggagggattcaATTGACTCTAAAGTTGTGGGGTCTCCCAAGCATGACATTGTGGGGTCTCCCAAGCATGACATTGCACCCCCTGACTTTCCTTAGGGTCTTCTAGATCCACATCCAGAGGAGCTTGCTCCAGATATTCCAGGTAATCTTCATCCTACaatagatgttggtacttctactcttcggcctaagtggtgggccaagaccattggtgatcttcatgatgatgagttCGTTGAGGGTATATCAATTAGAGGTAAGAGCAAGCAAcacacagttaattttgctcttatgaCCCACATTCACAatatttatgagcctcaaacatatacagaggctaaaggtgtacctgaatgggaaaaggctatggctgctaagcaacatagtcttctgaaaaaaacaacacttgggtattgtcCGATCTTCCTCTagggaagaagcccattggctgcaaatgggtgtttaaagtcaagtataaagttgATGGAAGctttgataagtacaaggctcggttgGTGGCAAAGGGGTTTTCACAGAAGGAGGGCATCGACTATAAGGAGACATTTGCTCCCATAGCCAAGATGGGTACCATTAGGCTTGTCCACACTCTCTCaactcaatttggatggaaagtccatcaaatggacgtcaagagtgcctttctcaatggtgatttgtaggaagaagtttacatgacgcagcctccaggtttcaaggttgTCGATAAGAAACAccaggtatgtagactagtcaaagtactctatggcctcaaataggctcctcgtgcatggtacatcaaaattgataagtacttgatcgATCAGGGCTTTCAAAGGAGTCCTTtagatcccaatttgtatgtcaaacatactagtgatgatattctatttctagtagtctatgttgatgatctcatcattactagCAATGCAGCACATTTGATCATGCAAGTCAAACAGAATTTGTGTCaacattttgatatgacagatttgggacttctccattacTGTCTCAAtgtagaggtttggcagactgatagccacatattcatttctcaatcaaagtatgccaagagcctactagataagtttcgaatgcaagattgtaaacttgcatctacacctatggagatagggctcaaatCATCAGCCAAATCAAAGTCACCtgtagtggatgagtcttcattcaggcaactagtgggcaaccTCATCTATCTCACCACCACTAGACCTAACATCAATTATGATGTGAGCTATATTTCTCGATTCATGTCAACtccaaaagttgaacattgggttgtagtgaagcgtgtgcttagatatgtgaagggcactcaTGTTTTGGCGTTCTGTACaacagaagcaaagatcctaggctggttggtttcacagattcagattgggcaggttgtgttgatgacagaaagtcaacttctgggtatgttttcagcttgggtacaggtgcagtcacatggaccaacaagaagcaacaggcaatagctctttcctcgaccaaagcagagtatcggggaactgttaaggcagcatgtgaggcaatttggctacgtaggattcttgcagacatgcaaatgtctcaaccaggacctactcccatgttttgtgataatcaaggggttctaaaattagccgaaaatccagtcttccatgagcggacaaaacatgtggagcttcattgtcatttcatccaccagcatgttgaagatggatcagtgatactGCAATACATTCCTACaagagatcaaactgcagatatcctcaccaagtccttgagcccAGCAAAGTTTCTCAGATTTAGAGGGCAGCTTAgtgtgatagatagcatgaccattaagggagggtattagaatatttaattctatgttagtcacctatttttagttccttggttaatggtcatttacttttttttatgtaattagcttttaagcttaatttagcgtttagctctttagttttttactttaacattatgttctaattatagaacatcgtcttgtaacctctatatatacgtgtgtatatcgttcaatgtaattatccgattattgaatcattcattcaatttatttttcagtaCAAGAGGAACAATAAAGGTAGAACATAAGTGGATATAGTTAGATCAATTAGAAGAATGCAATCCACTCCTTTTTATGGATAAACTGGCTATCCTTTGCTTGTATCTCAACAAATACAATTAGTAATCTGCATTTGGCTTGATTGATACTTGTTTTCGCTGACAGAAATATTgtagattttagattttttaatatGGGGCACAGTTTCGAGTGTTTATTGCATGAAACAATAAAAGTCTCAAATTTTAGGGTGTAAACGTGAGACAATGAAGAGCTGCTTAACAAAGTTAATTTACTCTTGATTATCATGACTAATGAGAGTCAAATATACATACGCCTGTGTACACTTTGTTTATTTGGAAACCCTaagttataaatttatatattataacaTTTCAAGCCTGATGTTTGATTGCCAGGAAGGATGGTTATCATTAAAGTTCTTGTACATCTTAAATGTGGCTGTTAAATGCATTGCGATCTTTATAAATTGAAGTCTTATCACTATTTTGAGTTATGTATTAAAAGAATGAGGAATATTATGATTTGGAGAACATCTCTAGGTGTATTCAAATGGATAGGATAGGCTTTGGGAATAGTATATCTCTTAAAGTTTGAATACTCTCTTAAGAGAAGAGAGTATTCTtttaatgatatcagatttccatAATCCATAGCTTAATGTATCTCACTTTCTGGATTAGACTGTGTAAAAaaatttgcatcaacatttcggatcacactccatttCTGGGTTAAAGTATTCTTTCTAAATTAGGATTCTTTACTTATTTTCTTACTTTTTGAGGACAGGAATCTTCTGCAAATGATAcatcatttatctctatctttactAAGTCTTTTTTTTTACGTTAAACTGTTCCCATTGTATTCAACTGTTATCTTTTCTGATAATGTAGGGAAAGTAAATGCTTTTGAAGATTTTGTTTACAAGGTTGGTTTAAGCCAACGATGGTTGGGAGATTTTATGTCTGAGTTTATATGTACACCTCCTCCTAATAGTTTATTTATGCATTGACTTAAGTAATAATAAAAGAATATCtaataatttcaaaaataatttcatttgcAAACTACAGaatttttaaagttttaaatttcttttcatttttacaTTTAAACTTGCTATATAATATTGGTTGTAGAGCCTTTTGGTTCATGACATTCAGTTTTCACGGAACTGTTGTACTCTGCATATTTCAGATGCATAATTTGCAATCTAAGAATCTCAAACTCGACCTCCAATTTTAACTCTGATAATTAAGTGGGGTCTACATAGTATTATTTATCACAGCCTTGGTATTACTGGCTATTGGCTTTTGTCTTCTAGGAACTTGGGGTACTTAAAGGGGCATATACATGAAAGGAACCTAGGTTCCAACTAACCATGAGTCAGACTATGTATGTATCATCAATGTGTTTTTATCTACATAACAAAAGGACGCGTCCCCGGCTATAATCCCATGTCCCCATACCAGGGACATTTCGGGGACTTGGAGATGGTTAGGGGATGTCCCCCTAGCTTgcccaaaattgcaaaatttgtgggAAACATCCAGGCAACTTGGGGACGGCAGTGATTCTCAAAGGGGACATCCCCCCATCCCCAATATGGCTGGGGGACGTCCCCCTGTCCCCTCACCGTCCCGGGGATGGCCAGCCGTCCGCCTTTTCCCagcacattaaaaaaaaaagactcaaaatgctcaaaaaaacatttttttattttattataggtctgtaaaactggattttcactaatatgatgggtaaacatgtctgaatcacttccaaaagcacttagaaataatgagcagCAGCCTGGTAAAAAATTTCACAAACACTTAAAACTCGGTAGTGCATAAAAAAGTGGTTGCAGGtctgcaatattggacttttcacAACTATGATAGGTaaacaggtctgaatcatagccaaaagcactcagaaatatgaataacagcttggtataggatttcacaaacacccaaaaccttgtagtgcataaagaagcggtcgtaggtcataatagaaatggaagactatcaaaatatcctccaaccagaaagaaacaatgaactacatgcaaacaggtgttggcatattgacaatgtattttcaattatgaatgcatattaagtattgacaatgaattctgaattagGAATGCATATTGAGGATTGACAATAAAttttgaacacaaatgtggtatgttaaggttctataatatACATATacctgctttatccatgttttcatatgtgaatataatgtatatatacatgctttatctatttttcatatgaacattcAAAATTTCCCTACATAtttaaaattttccctatattttatatagccgtcccctttgccatcccccaactgtccccaaaattggcaaaaaaatgtGCTGTCCTGGAAACTCATCCTGCCGTCCCCTGTcatccccgtcccggaaacttggggtaacataggttTTTATTATCATTTCTCTTACCTTCACATGCTTGAGCGCATCATCTTTAAGGTAGGCTGTTAAAGGTGTCGGCCATTGTGCTTCTATGCCGTGCTAGTATTAACAAATGAAGAGTATGTATTTCACCTCCAAATTTTACTTACAAGAGATCAAGATATCTTTGATTAGAAACCTAAAATATGACAAAATATTGCCAGAAATCTAAAACAAAACTCCACAAAGACCAAAAAATGTTGCACTAATAGCTGAGGTAAGATTAACAACGAACACTCACTTCCACATTTTTCTAGTTTACTTCTGATGTCAACTAGGCATAACATTGTCCTTTCGGATTCCTCTAAGATCTCATATTGATTGTCAAAGATCTATATCTAAGAGATCCATTGCCACTACGGACTAAATGGTAAAGAATCCACCATTGGGCAAAAAGATTGGAATCAGGAAACTCGCCCAAACACTGAATAGTAAGCCCTTAAATTTAGAGCGAAAATTACCAAAATTTATTTTAAGAAATAGTGTATATCTGGTCACTTTCTATGCATCGACCATATAACCATTCACTTGTGCAAGATACTGGCCAGGGGATACATAAATTATACTAATGGGCTGTAGTTCCTCTGCCAGATAATGCAGAATATCATAATACCCAGTAAGGCTATATTCAATTTTCAGACCCTGCCTTGCCCAAAGAGTGTCTGAGTAAAAGGATGGCTAAAGTCTCCAAAAGCATGCCTCCACTCTGCAGTTATGCCCCTAAGAGTCCTATTTCTAAAAGCACCCTAACAAAAAGAACATGCGTTTTGACCATCCAAAAAAGAACCAACATGCAAGATCAATGATATCACAACCAAAAGTCTTCTCAGAAAACAACATCCTTACCTATCCAGATCCAACAATGATGTTGTTAATTGGAATGAAAATCAATTTCACAAAGAACCCAACAAAACCCATCACAACGAACCCGATAGCTGTCCTGAATGCCACTTTACTGAACTCTGCAAAGTTAACACATTCCAAGCCCaataaatattttttcatattaaaaatatatatgtatacaggTAGAAGTAAAATTTACGACAGGATCAGGTCTTCTTACCTTTCCGATCTGGCTTGTGACATCTCTTAACGAGTCTGATGCTATCTTTAGCAAACTCCTTCAAGGGTTGTACAACAGTGTCCAcagcctccatgattctgaaatTTACAGTCAGTTGtctcagaaaaatacaaaacagaAACCCAGACCGTTGTTAAGATTTGGTCTTAACAATTACTAAATATTCAACTACGGAAAACCCCTCAACAACCAAATTTGAGATTAAAACCCATCGAATCATCTCTGAAAAACAGAACAATGAAAGCCAAACCATTCTTAAAGCTTGGGCCTGACCATTAATTTATACCCGTATGCAGCACCGAACCCCAATTTCACGTCagaatttctcaaaataaaaaGCGTACCAAATCAAAACAAAAGTAGTCAGATCCGGTGACGAAAATTCCTCTATTGTCCTTGAACTCACAATTTGAAATGGGACTATTGCGATCAAAAGAGATCGAGACAAATTCAGATGGAAAGGACCTTGCTAGaacaaaaaaaaatctaatctTCAGGCTCGAACCCTAGGTTCAACCATAAACCTCTGGATCTCGCATTCTTTCCCAAAAAATCCTCTAAAAGTGCTATAAATAAGAACATAGATGTATAAATGACAATTGTGACACCAATCCTAACGGATCAACTCATAGTTACCCTTGAACACTACATAAACAATCTCGATGAAAACGATAACCTTGAAAGAAGCAAATTTTGCAATCTACATATACCGAATTACACCAGAAAAGGCTTGCCAGAGAAAGGATTACCAGTAAAATATAGATCTAAGCTCAATTCACGCGTTGTAAAAATGTAGAGCCGATCTATTCCACGATAAAAGCCTCCAAGAGTTCTACAATGGCGACCAGTATAAAACCTGACCTTAAAATTAGTCTCGACGGTATTAGTATTGGAAGAATTTACTGTTTTGTTTAAATAAATGATTTTTCGTCGGCTTGAAGTCGGGCTGAATAAGTCTTAAAATTGAATAAACTAGTAGACGTTGAACAGCACGAACTGGACGGTGATATAATACGCGTAGAGATGCTAGTAATTGGATTTAAGGTTTAATGGATATGTTTATAAATTTTTATAGTAAAGTAATATATAAAATTTTAGTGTATTTGTAAGTATTTATAAAGGTAATGTCATATATTGATAAAATAAAGAATACATAATACACAATTAAAAGTATATaagaaataagaataaaaataaaaatatagataaaaacAAATTTTAAGAAGTTTTGTAGTATTGGATAGAAGAATGATATGTCTATATTTACACATAAAATataaggaaaataaataaaaacatctaAATATGTGTCTTGGAAGAAGTTTTATATAATTAGATAGAAGAACAATATGTCTATATTTacacacaaaataccaaaaaaaaaaatacaaaacatcTAAATATGAGCTTTGGAAGAAGTTTTGTAGCATTTGATACTAGAACAATATGTCTATATTTACACACAAAATACATAAGTCTTGTGTACTACATAAGTCGTAATTTACTCGATTATGAAGTTCGATATATTTCAATAAATAAACAATGTCTTGCTCGTATTTTTGCAACTCAGAAGTTAAGACATTACCTCCTCAATGTTGAAACACGTGTTATCATCAAGTTTGATTCGTTAAAGCATCTCTTCTCTAAAACCAATTTTTCAGGATGCTTAGCAAAATGGATtatgttaactaaatttgaccttaagtttgtctctcAAAAAATGGTTAAAGGCCAATCTTTAACCAACCATCTTGCTAACACGTTTCCCCTTTCACTTATCCTAATCAAGGGACATTTCTCGATGAGCTTGTCCTTCCTTTAAATGTGGACAATACTTGGGATTTGTTCTTTGATTGATCTAGATGCCAAATCGGCTCCAGTGTTGGTGTGATATTAGTACCTCCTTCAAGAAAGTTGCTTCCTCTATCCTATTATCTAAATTTCCTATGCgtcaataacattgttgagtatgaagcccttGTCATTAGATTGAAAGCGA is a genomic window of Cryptomeria japonica chromosome 7, Sugi_1.0, whole genome shotgun sequence containing:
- the LOC131056881 gene encoding protein transport protein Sec61 subunit gamma; the encoded protein is MEAVDTVVQPLKEFAKDSIRLVKRCHKPDRKEFSKVAFRTAIGFVVMGFVGFFVKLIFIPINNIIVGSG